The following coding sequences are from one Candidatus Borkfalkia ceftriaxoniphila window:
- the ftsH gene encoding ATP-dependent zinc metalloprotease FtsH, protein MNKSSKILLWVVLGAVILLLGITLFTSFYSPATEIKFSEYEEKIANVDASERVTTIVVDDYIYKGYNANGKYIFFAYGDRGDYTAQKLDEWTGKYPGFKYTYTDPNAGSFWSYLIPFFGIILVCVVFYLIIRQTQGGGSKAMSFAKSKARVNSNIKVRFADVAGAEEEKAELAEVVEFLKSPKKFSDLGARIPKGILLVGPPGTGKTLFAKAVAGEANVPFFSISGSDFVEMFVGVGASRVRDLFDAAKKSQPCIIFIDEIDAVGRQRGTGLGGGHDEREQTLNQLLVQMDGFETNEGIIVMAATNRADILDPALLRPGRFDRQVYVNLPDVRGREAILKVHSRNKPMAPNVNFKILARMTSGFSGADLENLLNEAAILAARANKKLIGNKELYEGINKVLVGPQKKSRLVTESDKRITAYHEAGHAILARLCKNCDPVQEVSIIPRGMAAGYTMTRPDSDDNHMSKDKLKDIVCMTLGGRVAEEIVIKDVCTGASSDLQKVTEISRKMVTEWGMSERVGLVTYGSDNPIFLGRDMEAHNSYSEETANMIDEEVHKIIEEAHARATKLLTEKRSVLDNMARLLIERETIYTDEVDMLMNGEPLEKINEYMDTKEKAAQENPFKRYDAPTEEKKDEDPFEDENGERKH, encoded by the coding sequence ATGAACAAATCATCGAAAATTCTTCTCTGGGTGGTGCTTGGGGCGGTGATCCTCCTATTGGGGATTACGCTTTTTACGAGCTTTTACAGCCCTGCCACAGAAATCAAATTTTCTGAATACGAAGAAAAGATTGCCAATGTTGATGCAAGCGAGAGGGTTACAACGATTGTCGTGGACGATTATATTTATAAAGGATATAATGCGAACGGCAAGTACATTTTCTTTGCGTACGGCGACCGCGGCGATTACACCGCGCAGAAACTCGACGAATGGACGGGGAAATATCCAGGTTTCAAATATACCTACACCGATCCCAACGCGGGCAGTTTCTGGTCGTATCTGATTCCTTTCTTCGGGATCATTCTCGTGTGCGTGGTCTTCTATCTCATCATACGCCAGACGCAGGGCGGAGGCAGCAAGGCGATGAGCTTCGCAAAATCCAAGGCGCGTGTCAATTCCAATATTAAGGTGCGTTTTGCAGACGTCGCGGGAGCGGAAGAGGAAAAGGCGGAACTTGCCGAAGTCGTCGAGTTTTTAAAATCTCCGAAAAAGTTTTCCGATCTGGGTGCAAGGATTCCGAAGGGTATTCTGCTCGTAGGCCCTCCCGGAACGGGTAAAACGTTGTTTGCCAAAGCCGTCGCGGGCGAAGCGAACGTTCCTTTCTTCTCGATAAGCGGCTCCGACTTCGTGGAAATGTTTGTCGGTGTCGGCGCGTCGCGTGTGCGCGATCTGTTCGACGCGGCGAAAAAGAGCCAACCCTGTATCATCTTCATCGACGAGATCGATGCCGTCGGCCGCCAGAGAGGCACGGGCCTCGGCGGAGGTCACGACGAACGCGAACAGACCTTGAACCAACTGCTCGTGCAGATGGACGGTTTCGAGACCAACGAAGGCATTATCGTCATGGCGGCGACCAACCGCGCGGATATCCTCGATCCCGCTCTCCTTCGCCCGGGCCGTTTCGACCGTCAGGTCTACGTCAACCTGCCCGATGTGCGCGGCAGAGAGGCGATCTTGAAAGTGCATTCCAGAAATAAGCCGATGGCTCCCAACGTCAACTTCAAAATACTTGCGAGGATGACGAGCGGGTTCTCGGGTGCAGATCTGGAAAATCTTTTGAACGAGGCAGCTATTCTCGCCGCCCGTGCGAATAAAAAACTCATCGGCAATAAAGAATTGTACGAAGGCATCAACAAGGTGCTCGTCGGGCCGCAGAAAAAGAGCCGCCTTGTCACAGAGTCGGATAAACGCATCACCGCTTATCATGAGGCGGGGCACGCGATTCTGGCACGCCTTTGCAAGAACTGCGATCCCGTACAGGAAGTTTCCATCATTCCCCGCGGCATGGCGGCAGGGTATACGATGACGCGGCCCGACAGCGACGACAACCATATGAGCAAAGATAAACTCAAAGACATCGTCTGCATGACCTTGGGCGGCCGCGTGGCGGAAGAAATCGTCATCAAGGACGTGTGCACGGGCGCTTCGAGCGATTTGCAGAAAGTGACGGAGATCTCCCGCAAAATGGTCACCGAATGGGGTATGAGCGAAAGAGTCGGTCTTGTCACGTACGGTTCGGACAATCCGATCTTCCTCGGCAGGGATATGGAAGCCCACAACTCTTACAGCGAAGAGACCGCGAACATGATCGACGAGGAAGTTCACAAGATCATAGAAGAGGCACACGCCCGCGCGACCAAATTACTGACGGAAAAACGTTCCGTGCTCGACAACATGGCAAGACTTTTGATCGAACGCGAAACCATTTATACGGACGAAGTGGATATGCTGATGAACGGCGAGCCGCTGGAAAAGATCAACGAATATATGGACACCAAGGAAAAAGCCGCACAGGAAAATCCTTTCAAGAGGTACGACGCCCCGACGGAAGAAAAAAAGGACGAAGATCCCTTTGAGGACGAAAACGGCGAACGGAAACACTGA
- the yyaC gene encoding spore protease YyaC → MEYSFNIYNKMAGAGILMALNAYIGTNEAPPVILCIGSDLAIGDSLGPVCGTMLQSKNCYKGCFVYGTLKKPVTAKEVKYLNAFLKETHPNSKIIAVDAAVGAAGDIGLIKINNKGLKPGLGANKKLPAVGDVSIMGIVAEKSLFNYSLLNLTRLNLVYKMSDIISDSLATFLMNAHKSSMRQVI, encoded by the coding sequence ATGGAATATTCATTCAATATCTACAACAAGATGGCTGGCGCGGGTATATTGATGGCACTGAACGCGTATATAGGAACAAACGAAGCACCGCCTGTAATACTTTGCATAGGCAGCGATCTTGCGATCGGAGACAGTCTGGGACCTGTCTGCGGGACCATGCTGCAAAGCAAAAACTGCTATAAAGGGTGTTTCGTCTACGGGACGCTTAAAAAACCCGTGACCGCAAAAGAAGTAAAATATCTGAACGCATTTTTAAAAGAGACGCACCCGAATAGTAAAATCATTGCGGTAGATGCGGCAGTCGGCGCCGCGGGAGACATCGGTTTGATCAAAATCAATAATAAAGGGTTAAAACCGGGTCTTGGCGCCAATAAAAAACTTCCTGCGGTGGGAGACGTAAGCATTATGGGCATCGTCGCAGAAAAGTCGCTCTTTAATTATTCTTTACTGAATCTCACGCGCCTGAATTTAGTTTATAAAATGTCAGATATTATTTCCGATTCTCTGGCTACTTTTTTAATGAACGCGCATAAATCTTCTATGCGCCAAGTAATATAA
- a CDS encoding aldehyde dehydrogenase, with product MNIQETVQKQKLYFQKGNTFPVSSRIKALKALLAAVNAWEDKILAALRSDLNKSPAEAYMTEIGMVKEEISFQLKHLKKFAAKKRVKTPLAQFKAKSYTYPAPYGVVLIMSPWNYPFQLTLAPLADAIAAGNCAVVKPSAYAPKTAQVIADLLKETFDPDHIAVILGGRAENTELIQQKYDMIFFTGGSSTGRVVAEAAAKNLTPVVLELGGKSPCIVNEDANIPLAAKRIAFGKFLNAGQTCVAPDYVLVHRSVHAAFLEALETHIINMYGENALTNPDYPKIVNAKHFARILSLVAPDKIVFGGDSDESALKIAPTVLDGVTFTDRVMSEEIFGPVLPVIEFESYGQIAAAIAHHPTPLALYYFGKDSDLKQRILREIQFGGGCVNDTIIHLATTRMGFGGVGESGMGAYHGERGFFAFSHVKSIVEKSTAIDIQLRYAPYNDKKTAQLKKFLR from the coding sequence ATGAATATACAAGAAACGGTACAAAAACAAAAATTGTACTTTCAAAAAGGAAACACTTTTCCGGTCTCATCGAGAATCAAGGCGTTAAAAGCCCTTCTCGCCGCCGTAAACGCGTGGGAAGATAAAATACTCGCAGCCCTCAGATCGGACTTAAATAAGAGCCCTGCAGAGGCTTATATGACGGAGATCGGCATGGTAAAGGAGGAGATCTCCTTTCAGCTGAAACACCTAAAAAAGTTCGCCGCGAAAAAGCGCGTTAAAACGCCGCTTGCGCAATTCAAAGCAAAAAGTTATACCTATCCCGCTCCTTACGGCGTCGTTCTGATCATGAGTCCCTGGAACTATCCCTTTCAACTCACTCTGGCGCCTTTGGCGGATGCGATCGCGGCAGGCAACTGCGCCGTCGTAAAGCCGAGCGCCTATGCGCCGAAGACAGCGCAGGTGATCGCGGACTTGCTCAAAGAAACCTTCGATCCCGATCATATCGCCGTGATCCTGGGAGGAAGGGCGGAAAACACCGAACTGATCCAACAAAAATACGACATGATCTTCTTTACAGGCGGTTCTTCCACGGGCCGCGTCGTCGCGGAAGCCGCGGCAAAGAATTTGACGCCCGTTGTTCTGGAACTCGGCGGCAAAAGCCCCTGCATTGTCAACGAAGACGCAAATATACCGCTTGCAGCCAAACGAATCGCGTTCGGAAAGTTCTTAAACGCGGGGCAGACTTGCGTCGCGCCCGACTACGTTCTCGTGCACAGGTCGGTACACGCGGCGTTTTTGGAGGCGCTCGAAACGCACATCATCAACATGTACGGCGAAAACGCGCTCACAAATCCCGACTATCCGAAAATCGTTAACGCAAAGCATTTTGCACGGATCTTGTCGCTCGTCGCGCCCGATAAAATCGTGTTCGGCGGAGATTCAGATGAGAGCGCTTTGAAGATCGCGCCGACCGTTCTCGACGGCGTAACGTTTACGGACAGAGTTATGAGCGAGGAGATCTTCGGACCTGTTCTACCCGTCATCGAGTTTGAAAGTTACGGACAAATCGCCGCGGCGATCGCACATCATCCGACGCCGCTCGCGCTCTATTATTTCGGAAAAGATAGCGATCTGAAACAAAGAATCCTGCGCGAGATCCAATTCGGAGGCGGCTGCGTGAACGATACCATCATACACCTTGCGACCACGCGCATGGGCTTCGGCGGCGTAGGGGAGAGCGGCATGGGCGCCTACCACGGCGAACGCGGGTTTTTTGCCTTTTCCCACGTCAAGAGCATCGTGGAAAAAAGCACCGCCATCGATATACAACTTCGCTATGCACCCTATAATGACAAAAAAACAGCGCAGTTGAAAAAATTCCTGCGCTGA
- a CDS encoding MraY family glycosyltransferase gives MQMKNYEDKRIFKQLAWAKSGYTIFTILIFLIFIGALISTLIGKTVSYISWWLYIYLLITSIIGWMISNVKPINENLTKKQMQNIEERDIETKFWNAEKKLFIWSIIESVFILWYLFGMIGIIFYLFFDYIFALVLMLAFLLFFPKLIAAISCFRAYLYVRQENKKNPPDYVIQEKQRKLLQEKEKNSQTAANLILKTGKLFFVKYYIYLQNYSESDLMDIVKENYSEEIKTQKIRAGKEIFRLGLHKNALQQIVSDTNGSVDERTKDMAKKLLNK, from the coding sequence ATGCAAATGAAAAACTATGAAGATAAACGTATCTTCAAACAGTTGGCTTGGGCAAAGAGTGGGTATACCATTTTTACGATTTTAATTTTTTTAATATTTATAGGAGCACTTATTTCTACTCTTATAGGGAAGACAGTTTCTTATATTTCATGGTGGTTATATATATATTTATTGATCACTTCTATAATCGGTTGGATGATTTCAAATGTTAAGCCAATAAATGAAAACTTGACGAAAAAGCAAATGCAAAATATAGAAGAAAGAGATATAGAAACGAAATTTTGGAATGCGGAAAAAAAACTTTTTATTTGGTCAATTATAGAAAGCGTTTTTATTCTTTGGTATCTATTTGGAATGATTGGTATAATCTTTTATTTATTTTTTGATTATATATTCGCGTTAGTGTTAATGTTAGCCTTTTTACTGTTTTTCCCTAAACTCATTGCCGCTATTTCTTGTTTTCGCGCGTATTTATATGTAAGGCAAGAAAATAAAAAAAATCCTCCTGATTATGTAATTCAGGAAAAGCAAAGAAAATTATTGCAAGAAAAAGAGAAAAACAGTCAGACAGCCGCGAATTTAATTTTAAAAACAGGAAAATTATTTTTTGTAAAATATTATATATATTTGCAAAATTATTCGGAATCCGATTTAATGGATATCGTAAAAGAAAACTATTCCGAAGAAATCAAAACGCAGAAAATTCGGGCGGGTAAGGAAATTTTTCGGTTGGGCTTGCATAAAAATGCTTTACAACAAATTGTTTCGGATACAAACGGCTCTGTTGACGAAAGAACAAAAGATATGGCAAAAAAACTGTTAAATAAATAA
- the jag gene encoding RNA-binding cell elongation regulator Jag/EloR — MKEYEFIGKSVEAAVEEGLKSLNLSKEEAEITVLEEGKKGLFKSTPAKVKICKKMTDGERAVEFLDGIMELLNIPATNELVENEENTKINVITTSTYSVIGHRGEILDSLQVLAGAVANIGREEYKRVVVDCENYREKREDTLKRLAQKLAEKAVRTGRKVSIEPMSPYERRIIHSALSESTEVKTVSEGKEPNRFIVIVPNNLRPGADRPFRSDRRDNRGRDDRRFNRDRRDDRRDFRGRDDNRGEGRDNRDFRGRDDRRGGDRRDRGPRPEGRPQAKRAPFFGTYLGNSNKTADDAAPEKKDEE, encoded by the coding sequence ATGAAAGAGTACGAATTCATCGGCAAATCGGTCGAAGCGGCCGTGGAGGAAGGGTTAAAATCCCTGAATCTGAGCAAAGAAGAGGCGGAAATAACCGTACTGGAAGAGGGGAAAAAAGGGCTGTTCAAATCCACGCCCGCGAAAGTGAAGATCTGTAAAAAGATGACGGACGGCGAACGCGCGGTCGAATTTCTCGACGGCATCATGGAACTTTTGAATATTCCCGCGACCAACGAACTTGTCGAAAACGAAGAAAACACCAAGATCAACGTGATCACGACCAGCACGTATTCGGTCATCGGACACAGGGGCGAGATCCTCGATTCCCTGCAGGTGCTCGCGGGCGCGGTCGCGAATATCGGGCGCGAAGAGTACAAGCGGGTGGTGGTCGATTGCGAAAATTACCGCGAAAAGCGCGAAGATACGTTAAAGCGCCTCGCGCAGAAACTGGCTGAAAAGGCCGTGCGCACGGGCAGAAAGGTTTCCATCGAACCGATGAGCCCCTACGAGCGCCGAATCATCCATTCGGCGCTGTCCGAGTCCACCGAGGTCAAGACGGTGAGCGAAGGAAAAGAACCCAACCGCTTTATCGTGATCGTGCCCAACAATCTGCGCCCCGGCGCGGACAGGCCCTTCAGAAGCGACAGAAGGGACAACCGCGGCAGAGACGACAGAAGATTTAACCGTGACAGGAGAGACGATAGGCGCGACTTCCGCGGCAGGGACGACAACCGCGGGGAAGGCCGCGACAACCGTGATTTCCGCGGTCGAGACGATAGACGCGGCGGAGACAGACGGGACAGAGGGCCCCGCCCCGAAGGCAGGCCGCAAGCCAAGCGCGCCCCCTTCTTCGGCACCTACCTCGGCAACAGCAACAAAACCGCCGACGACGCGGCCCCCGAAAAAAAAGACGAAGAATAA
- a CDS encoding YidC/Oxa1 family membrane protein insertase, translated as MLNYLLQSNIITLFFNGDSVSMNWIAKLINGLINAIGIVGVGVVVFTLILKLITLPLDVYSKASMRKNSLKMEKMRPQLEKLQKQYANDQQMYNAKMMELYKKNGYSMLGACLPLIVSLVVFMLVLNAFNSYSRYTDLQVFNQMANDYSAAVLEYAPSRDLDPEPVYTCSEYGKNAEGVMQYKVTMTKTFREDGKYISFEETQTKITTNKDDRDFADTDAYPVSTVYYVETETMVADPSIEESLDALRAEHEGEDDDFICRRYMQNIGRAASEESYHENQVSFLWVKNIWYPDTAFNHPMKNYKDFKSFLGIKDNGNFISETFYNEITANLQSELKEPNGYFILIVVSIGTMFLSQFVMSKSQKAQNELQTANGQGAKTQKIMMIVMPIMFGIFSFMYSAAFSIYMIVSSVFGILSSLGTNFIIDKKYKKLEEKELQEKYNRRIPQSAKSEVITRNEKKKR; from the coding sequence ATGTTAAATTATTTATTGCAGAGCAATATCATCACTCTGTTCTTTAACGGCGACAGCGTGAGTATGAATTGGATCGCCAAACTCATCAACGGGCTGATCAACGCGATCGGCATCGTTGGCGTTGGCGTAGTCGTTTTCACTTTGATATTAAAACTGATCACGCTGCCGCTCGACGTCTATTCCAAGGCGTCGATGCGGAAAAACAGCCTGAAAATGGAAAAAATGCGGCCGCAGTTGGAAAAATTGCAGAAACAGTACGCCAACGACCAGCAGATGTACAATGCCAAAATGATGGAACTGTACAAGAAAAACGGCTATTCCATGCTCGGAGCCTGTCTGCCCCTCATCGTGTCGCTCGTCGTATTCATGCTCGTTTTGAACGCGTTCAACAGTTATTCCAGATATACAGACCTGCAAGTTTTCAACCAGATGGCGAACGATTATTCTGCCGCCGTTCTGGAATACGCCCCCTCCCGCGATTTGGATCCCGAGCCCGTCTATACCTGTTCGGAATACGGGAAGAATGCGGAAGGAGTCATGCAGTATAAAGTTACGATGACCAAAACTTTCCGCGAAGACGGAAAATATATCTCTTTTGAAGAAACCCAGACGAAGATCACCACGAATAAAGACGACCGCGATTTTGCCGATACCGATGCCTATCCCGTCAGCACAGTCTACTATGTGGAAACGGAGACGATGGTCGCCGATCCGTCTATCGAGGAAAGTTTAGACGCGCTGCGAGCCGAACATGAGGGAGAGGACGACGATTTTATCTGCCGTCGGTATATGCAGAATATCGGACGCGCCGCTTCGGAAGAATCTTATCACGAAAACCAGGTCAGTTTCCTGTGGGTGAAAAATATCTGGTATCCCGATACCGCGTTCAATCATCCCATGAAAAATTATAAAGATTTCAAGAGTTTTCTGGGAATCAAAGACAACGGTAACTTTATCAGCGAAACTTTTTACAACGAGATCACAGCCAATTTGCAGAGCGAACTGAAAGAGCCCAACGGATACTTTATCCTGATCGTCGTATCCATCGGCACGATGTTCCTTTCGCAGTTCGTTATGTCCAAGAGCCAGAAAGCGCAGAACGAATTGCAGACGGCAAACGGACAGGGCGCAAAGACGCAGAAGATCATGATGATCGTCATGCCGATCATGTTCGGTATATTCTCGTTCATGTACAGCGCGGCGTTCAGTATTTACATGATCGTAAGTTCGGTGTTCGGTATTTTAAGTTCGCTCGGCACCAACTTCATCATCGACAAAAAGTATAAAAAACTTGAAGAAAAAGAACTTCAGGAGAAATATAACAGGAGGATTCCGCAAAGCGCGAAGAGCGAAGTCATCACGCGGAATGAAAAGAAAAAGAGATGA
- the yidD gene encoding membrane protein insertion efficiency factor YidD has protein sequence MSRQNFRKTIKYLRRHVFKPYIKMFCMRAILFYQRYFSKGTCLYRPTCSQYMLECINNQGVILGILLGCWRLLRCNPFSKGGYDPAPENFIRKRWVL, from the coding sequence ATGAGTCGGCAAAATTTCAGAAAGACAATCAAATATCTTCGCAGGCACGTGTTTAAACCGTATATCAAAATGTTCTGTATGCGGGCGATTCTCTTTTACCAAAGATATTTTTCCAAAGGAACGTGCCTTTACCGCCCTACCTGTTCGCAGTATATGCTGGAATGCATCAATAACCAGGGCGTCATTTTAGGGATATTGCTCGGGTGCTGGCGGCTTTTGCGCTGCAATCCGTTTTCCAAAGGGGGATACGATCCCGCTCCCGAGAATTTCATCCGGAAACGATGGGTCCTGTGA
- the rnpA gene encoding ribonuclease P protein component has product MYTRLKKNNEFQRMFARGKKSFSPYLLMMYMPAAKVSLGLCVSKKHGKSVMRNRIKRLLREAFRAECGHLKSPCAIVLVPKQADEYSLENFRKGLRAMFKKEGLYK; this is encoded by the coding sequence TTGTATACCAGACTCAAAAAAAACAACGAGTTTCAGAGAATGTTTGCGCGGGGAAAAAAATCTTTTTCCCCCTATTTGCTTATGATGTATATGCCCGCCGCGAAAGTTTCGCTGGGACTGTGCGTCAGTAAAAAGCACGGAAAGAGCGTTATGCGAAACCGTATAAAAAGGCTTTTGAGAGAAGCGTTCCGCGCCGAATGCGGACATCTCAAATCGCCCTGTGCGATCGTTCTCGTACCCAAACAAGCCGACGAGTATTCTTTGGAGAACTTTCGAAAAGGCCTTCGGGCGATGTTTAAAAAAGAAGGCTTATATAAATGA
- the rpmH gene encoding 50S ribosomal protein L34 has product MKRTYQPKKRQRSKVHGFRKRMKTQGGRKTLKRRRDKGRAKLSA; this is encoded by the coding sequence ATGAAAAGAACATATCAGCCGAAAAAGAGACAGAGAAGCAAAGTACACGGTTTCCGCAAAAGAATGAAGACGCAGGGCGGAAGAAAAACTTTAAAGAGAAGAAGAGACAAAGGCAGAGCGAAACTCTCCGCTTAA